The following is a genomic window from Natranaerobius trueperi.
TTTTTTCAACTGAATTATATAGAATTATATAAGAAAGGTTCTGATAACTTATTTATATTATTCAAATATACCAATTAAAAGTAATGGTTCAGAAGTTATGATATCAAAACCTTTATATTTTCCATTTAAAATAAATGGCAACTTTAGATTGTGGTACACTAACTTTGGTGATGTATATTAGTTAATGGTATGACAATTGATTCCTAGAGATATTGGTAGAAAATTAAACAATGGAAATATTTGAAGATTATCCATCTCTTTGAGATGGTTTTTTTATGGTTAAAATTTTTTAATATGTACTCGCTTACTTTTTAGGTGATTTGCATATAATATTAGTAAATTAATTGATGAAAGAGAGGGTTAATATGGAACGGAAAAGTTGGGAAATCGTATTAATTGGAATGTTAGGTCATAAAGAACGAATATTAGATACCGGCTTGTCCTACGATAAAGCCCTTAACAAATATAATTACTTAAAAAGAAGTAAGATTGACAATAATGGTACGCTTATGATTAGAAAAGTAGAAAATTAATTAAAAAATGGAGGTGAGTACCGTAATATGTATCATCCGGGATTATATCCCGGATGTTTTTTGTTATCGCCATGGGCGTTTTAACTTACTAAGAGTACCAAGGAAAATGTGAGCCAAGCCAAATCCTAATATACCGGCTCCTATTTTCCCACCTAGTTTTCTTCCAACACCTGATACTATGGTTCCAAGGCCAATAACAACACGTTCTCCTGAGTTCATCATACGGCACTCACCCCGTTATTTATCTTAGGTAATTTTAATTAATTTTATTACATTTAATTTTGTAATTTTTTTATTTATCTGCAAAATACTAATACTAAGTTTATTTATAGGAGGTATTATATATGGTTAACAAAAAACAAATTGAAAGAGATCAAAGAATTAAAGAAAATATTGAAAGTAAATTGAATAATGAACCAAATTTTATTGGCTATGACTTACATGTAAGAGTTGTTAATGGTCATGTAACAATTTCTGGTATAGTAGACACATTGTTAGAGGCGGAGAATGCAAAGAGTGTAGTTAAATCTGTTGATGGGATCAAAACAATTGAAAATAATATAACTGTGTCTACTGATGGCGCAGTAGATGATAGCCATGTACATATGGAAGTAGAACAAGAGTTAGAAAATGACCCAGAAATAGAAGATGCTTCAATAAATGTAACTTTACAAAGAGGAAAGGTTATTTTAGATGGGAAGGTATCTAACTTATCACAGAAACAGATAGCTGAGAAAACTGCTAGTAAAGCAATGGGTGTTAAATCTATACAAAACAATCTGATTGTTTCACAAAAAGAAAGAGATGACGCTACTATAGTTAATGAGATAAATAGATTGTTTTCAAATGAGGGGTTGCAAAATAAAGACCTTGAAGTGGATTGTGAAAATGGAAAAGTCAAAATCAGTGGACTTGCAAAAATAACGGAACGTGATAAAGCTTATACCTTAGCAACTCGTGTAAACGGAGTGAAAAGTGTAGAAACTCATCTAGTTAATACTGAACTGGGAGAATTAGATACCGGAGATAGAATTGCAGAACTTGTCTCTGCTTCATTTTCACAAGATGAAAAACTTAGAGACTTACCAATAGAAATTTATGAAGATGAAGGACATTTAGTATTAGAAGGAATGGTATCAGATAATGAGCAAAAACGTGAAGTAGATAAATTACTTCATTCACTTCTTGAAGAATATGGCCAGGATTTAATCGCAGTAGAGAACAAAATCAGATTACCAGATTAATTTGTTTAAAAAAAATTTAACTCAAATTTAAATAGAGCTTACTATGAACTGTTATTATAAATAAAGCTAGAAATGGGGGGGATAAATAAATTAACTTTAAGTAAATCATTTAAATTATGTTAGGGGGAGAAAATTGAATTTAAAAAAGCTTATTCTAATAGCACTATCAACCATTACAGTATCAGCATTTGTTGGTTGTGGTGAACAAAATGAAGAAGAAGTTGATCATCAAGGAAATCAAAGAACAGGTGAAACTGTTGCTATTGTAAACGGGCAGGAAATTGATAAAGAAGAGTTTGAAGAAACAAAAGACTATTTTGCACAAATTTATGAAGCACAAGGAATCGACCTAGATGAAGATGAAGAGATGAACGAACAAGTTACACGACAGGTAATTGACGAACTTGTAAGTGAAGAGTTATTAATTCAAGAAGCTAAAGATTTAGAAATATCACCTAATGAAGAACTAGTAGAAGAAGAATTAGAAGAATATAAAAATGAATTCGAAGATGATGATCAGCTAGAAGAACAATTAGGTTTAAGTGTAGAACAGTTAGAACAGC
Proteins encoded in this region:
- a CDS encoding BON domain-containing protein, which codes for MVNKKQIERDQRIKENIESKLNNEPNFIGYDLHVRVVNGHVTISGIVDTLLEAENAKSVVKSVDGIKTIENNITVSTDGAVDDSHVHMEVEQELENDPEIEDASINVTLQRGKVILDGKVSNLSQKQIAEKTASKAMGVKSIQNNLIVSQKERDDATIVNEINRLFSNEGLQNKDLEVDCENGKVKISGLAKITERDKAYTLATRVNGVKSVETHLVNTELGELDTGDRIAELVSASFSQDEKLRDLPIEIYEDEGHLVLEGMVSDNEQKREVDKLLHSLLEEYGQDLIAVENKIRLPD
- a CDS encoding SurA N-terminal domain-containing protein codes for the protein MNLKKLILIALSTITVSAFVGCGEQNEEEVDHQGNQRTGETVAIVNGQEIDKEEFEETKDYFAQIYEAQGIDLDEDEEMNEQVTRQVIDELVSEELLIQEAKDLEISPNEELVEEELEEYKNEFEDDDQLEEQLGLSVEQLEQQISDSLMIDKLIDEQVQDDDLNISEDELKQMYDQQIEQQQEMMPEDEEIDEAELPEFEEIKSDLEEMALEEKKQEQVGKLIHELKDESDIEILY